One window from the genome of Jiangella alba encodes:
- the lpdA gene encoding dihydrolipoyl dehydrogenase — translation MADTAGFDVIILGGGSGGYAAAFRASELGMKVALVEKDKLGGTCLHYGCIPTKALLHAAEIADQSRDSEQFGVKTTFDGIDMPGVNTYKDGVVARMYKGLQGLFKANKVTVIEGEGKLAGPNAVEVGGTRYEARNIILATGSRSRSLPGLDIDGTQVISSYEALRLDRVPKSAVVLGGGVIGVEFASVWRSFGADVTIVEALPRLVPAEDASASKVVERVFRKRGIGFKTGVRFAGVEKHDGGVTVSLENGETLDAEVLLVAVGRGPVTDGVGYEENGVTLDRGFVVTDERLRTSVPNVYAVGDIVPGLQLAHRGFAHGIFVAEEIAGLNPVPVDDLGIPKVTYCDPEVASVGLTEAQAKERLGDDKVETLEYGLGGNGKSQILKTQGFAKLVREKDGPVIGLHLVGARVGELIAEAQLIYNWEAMPDEVAQLIHPHPTQSEALGEAHLALAGKPLHVHG, via the coding sequence GTGGCCGACACTGCCGGTTTCGACGTCATCATCCTGGGCGGCGGGAGCGGCGGCTACGCCGCGGCGTTCCGCGCCAGCGAGCTGGGCATGAAGGTCGCCCTGGTCGAGAAGGACAAACTCGGCGGCACCTGCCTGCATTACGGCTGCATCCCCACCAAGGCGCTGCTGCACGCCGCCGAGATCGCCGACCAGTCGCGCGACAGCGAGCAGTTCGGCGTCAAGACCACGTTCGACGGCATCGACATGCCCGGCGTGAACACGTACAAGGACGGCGTCGTCGCCCGCATGTACAAGGGCCTGCAGGGCCTGTTCAAGGCCAACAAGGTCACCGTCATCGAGGGCGAGGGCAAGCTCGCCGGGCCCAACGCCGTCGAGGTCGGCGGCACCCGCTACGAGGCCCGCAACATCATCCTGGCCACGGGGTCGCGGTCCCGGTCGCTGCCCGGTCTCGACATCGACGGCACCCAGGTCATCAGCAGCTACGAGGCGCTGCGGCTCGACCGCGTGCCCAAGTCGGCGGTCGTGCTCGGCGGCGGCGTCATCGGCGTCGAGTTCGCCAGCGTGTGGCGCTCCTTCGGCGCCGACGTCACCATCGTCGAGGCGCTGCCCCGGCTGGTCCCGGCCGAGGACGCGTCCGCCTCGAAGGTCGTCGAGCGGGTCTTCCGCAAGCGCGGCATCGGCTTCAAGACCGGTGTGCGGTTCGCCGGCGTCGAGAAGCACGACGGCGGCGTCACCGTGTCGCTGGAGAACGGCGAGACCCTCGACGCCGAGGTGCTGCTGGTCGCCGTCGGCCGCGGCCCGGTCACCGACGGGGTCGGCTACGAGGAGAACGGCGTCACGCTGGACCGCGGCTTCGTCGTCACCGACGAGCGGCTGCGCACGTCGGTGCCGAACGTGTACGCCGTCGGCGACATCGTCCCCGGCCTGCAGCTGGCGCACCGCGGCTTCGCGCACGGCATCTTCGTCGCCGAGGAGATCGCCGGCCTCAACCCGGTGCCCGTCGACGACCTCGGCATCCCCAAGGTCACCTACTGCGACCCCGAGGTCGCCTCCGTCGGCCTCACCGAGGCGCAGGCCAAGGAGCGGCTGGGCGACGACAAGGTCGAGACGCTCGAGTACGGCCTCGGCGGCAACGGCAAGAGCCAGATCCTCAAGACGCAGGGCTTCGCCAAGCTCGTGCGCGAGAAGGACGGGCCCGTCATCGGCCTGCACCTCGTCGGCGCCCGGGTCGGCGAGCTCATCGCCGAGGCGCAGCTGATCTACAACTGGGAGGCCATGCCGGACGAGGTCGCCCAGCTCATCCACCCGCACCCCACCCAGAGCGAGGCGCTGGGCGAGGCGCACCTCGCACTGGCCGGCAAGCCGTTGCACGTCCACGGCTGA
- the sucB gene encoding 2-oxoglutarate dehydrogenase, E2 component, dihydrolipoamide succinyltransferase: MATSVTLPALGESVTEGTVTRWLKQPGDTVAVDEPLLEISTDKVDTEIPSPVGGTLLEIKVAEDETVEVGAELAVIGEAGESAGDGSSGGQAAEEAPAEAATAEAPAEEAPAPAEAPAEEAPAAEPAPTAAASNGGGESTEVTLPALGESVTEGTVTRWLKQPGDTVAVDEPLLEISTDKVDTEIPSPVGGTLLEIKVAEDETVEVGAVLALVGTGDGAAAAAPAPAAPAPAQEAAPAPAPEPQPAPSTPAPAPVPQAPQTPGPQATATQAPPAAALAAPAPAPAAPAAPSGNGTPYVTPLVRKLASQHGIDLGTVQGTGIGGRVRKQDVLAAAEAAKAAAAQPAPSAAPAAAQPAAAPETVEPSPLRGTTEKLTRMRKVIAKRVHESLQETAQLTSVVEIDITTLARLRDRVKADFAQREGVKLSFLPFFAKAAIEALKQHPKINASIDVEKGEVTYHDRENLVIAVDTEQGLLVPVVKDAGDLNIAGLARKIAEVAEKARTGKLTPDEITGGTFTLTNTGSRGALFDTPIFFQPQVAILGTGAVVKRPMVIDDPNLGETIAVRHMVYFALSYDHRLVDGADAARFLTTVKQRLQGGRFEADLGL, translated from the coding sequence ATGGCAACCTCCGTCACCTTGCCCGCACTCGGCGAGAGCGTCACCGAGGGCACAGTGACCCGCTGGCTCAAGCAGCCGGGTGACACGGTCGCCGTCGACGAGCCGTTGCTCGAGATCTCCACCGACAAGGTCGACACCGAGATCCCGTCGCCGGTCGGTGGCACGCTGCTGGAGATCAAGGTCGCCGAGGACGAGACCGTCGAGGTGGGCGCCGAGCTGGCGGTCATCGGTGAGGCGGGCGAGTCCGCGGGCGACGGCAGCAGCGGCGGCCAGGCGGCCGAGGAGGCTCCGGCGGAGGCTGCTACGGCTGAAGCTCCCGCTGAGGAGGCGCCGGCTCCCGCTGAAGCGCCCGCTGAGGAGGCGCCCGCCGCCGAGCCGGCGCCCACCGCGGCGGCGAGCAACGGCGGCGGCGAGAGCACCGAGGTCACGCTGCCGGCGCTGGGCGAGAGCGTCACCGAGGGCACGGTCACCCGCTGGCTCAAGCAGCCGGGCGACACCGTCGCCGTCGACGAGCCGTTGCTCGAGATCTCCACCGACAAGGTCGACACCGAGATCCCGTCGCCGGTCGGTGGCACGCTGCTGGAGATCAAGGTCGCCGAGGACGAGACCGTCGAGGTCGGCGCGGTGCTCGCGCTGGTCGGCACGGGTGACGGCGCGGCCGCCGCGGCGCCCGCTCCCGCCGCACCGGCGCCGGCCCAGGAGGCGGCGCCCGCGCCCGCCCCCGAGCCGCAGCCGGCCCCGTCCACCCCCGCACCCGCTCCGGTCCCGCAGGCGCCGCAGACCCCGGGGCCGCAGGCGACCGCCACGCAGGCTCCGCCCGCAGCGGCCCTGGCCGCTCCGGCCCCGGCCCCGGCGGCCCCCGCGGCGCCGTCCGGCAACGGCACCCCGTACGTCACGCCGCTGGTGCGCAAGCTGGCCAGCCAGCACGGCATCGACCTCGGCACCGTCCAGGGCACCGGCATCGGCGGCCGGGTCCGCAAGCAGGACGTGCTGGCCGCGGCCGAGGCCGCGAAGGCCGCCGCCGCGCAGCCGGCCCCGTCCGCCGCACCTGCGGCGGCCCAGCCGGCCGCCGCGCCCGAGACGGTCGAGCCGTCGCCGCTGCGGGGCACCACCGAGAAGCTGACCCGCATGCGCAAGGTCATCGCCAAGCGCGTGCACGAGTCGCTGCAGGAGACCGCGCAGCTCACCAGCGTCGTCGAGATCGACATCACGACGCTGGCCCGGCTGCGCGACCGCGTCAAGGCCGACTTCGCCCAGCGCGAGGGCGTCAAGCTGTCGTTCCTGCCGTTCTTCGCGAAGGCCGCGATCGAGGCGCTCAAGCAGCACCCGAAGATCAACGCCTCGATCGACGTCGAGAAGGGCGAGGTCACCTACCACGACCGCGAGAACCTCGTCATCGCCGTCGACACCGAGCAGGGCCTGCTGGTGCCGGTCGTCAAGGACGCCGGCGACCTCAACATCGCCGGGCTGGCGCGCAAGATCGCCGAGGTGGCCGAGAAGGCGCGCACCGGCAAGCTGACGCCCGACGAGATCACCGGCGGCACGTTCACGCTGACCAACACCGGTAGCCGGGGCGCGCTGTTCGACACGCCGATCTTCTTCCAGCCGCAGGTCGCCATCCTCGGCACCGGCGCCGTCGTCAAGCGTCCGATGGTCATCGACGACCCCAACCTGGGCGAGACCATCGCCGTCCGGCACATGGTGTACTTCGCGCTCAGCTACGACCACCGGCTGGTCGACGGCGCCGACGCCGCCCGCTTCCTCACCACGGTGAAGCAGCGGCTCCAGGGCGGACGGTTCGAGGCCGACCTGGGCCTCTGA
- a CDS encoding DedA family protein, translated as MDGVTPLAAPESPFGLPLWLGIAVMFGIVVARAQATYWLGRAAGTGIARSGWGERLGRDRLHRAERIVGRYGPVAVTLSFLTIGVQTAVNAVAGATRMPFGRYLAAMLVGSALWAVIWTVGGLGVIWGAVTVASAAPLAATAALVAAVAVVTAVIGYRRRRARRPLVPDQEAR; from the coding sequence ATGGACGGGGTCACGCCGCTCGCCGCGCCCGAGAGCCCGTTCGGCCTGCCGCTCTGGCTGGGCATCGCCGTCATGTTCGGCATCGTCGTCGCCCGAGCTCAGGCCACGTACTGGCTGGGCCGGGCCGCGGGGACGGGCATCGCGCGGTCGGGCTGGGGCGAGCGCCTCGGCCGCGACCGGCTACACCGCGCCGAGCGGATCGTCGGGCGCTACGGGCCGGTCGCCGTCACACTTTCGTTCTTGACGATCGGCGTGCAGACGGCGGTCAACGCGGTCGCCGGCGCCACCCGCATGCCGTTCGGCCGCTACCTCGCCGCCATGCTCGTCGGGTCGGCCCTGTGGGCGGTCATCTGGACGGTCGGCGGCCTGGGCGTCATCTGGGGAGCGGTGACGGTGGCGTCGGCGGCGCCACTGGCGGCCACGGCGGCGCTGGTCGCGGCCGTCGCCGTCGTGACGGCGGTCATCGGCTACCGTCGTCGGCGCGCCCGCCGCCCGCTCGTCCCCGACCAGGAGGCCCGATGA
- a CDS encoding serine/threonine-protein kinase: protein MQGLETPAGYTITRRLGSDASAMYLAREDATGASVTLRFVGQVGPQVRDRLRLAAQALRTVDHPHVIPFLDVVDGPGGIVVVLGAAEGGSLAGIIGARGVLPAGEVVTACAPVAEGLAELHRRGIVHGDLTLDDLVFSLDGRPMVAGVGLVQAGVPLRVGQRARPVPPEVQAGSPPGPPADVYGLVTAAVVALTGYLPSARLALPAVPPATQALLASALDPAPNRRPPVSSIGNVFFAVADPAPVELVLEENHATTGTMRRVVDAPVMGADDDVAAFMGRSTSTGRRARRRAEAPEPSEALPSGAVGGLAAPAGAGPATVPGGAGASPTAPTGPIRTPRRGRRGRSEEPPPSGPPSGPPTGPAAAPPSGPPPGERPPARRPAAAAPGGRAAAAAAAPAAKESRRGAPPPPDDDAPPKRKDRLWIVSTLVALLLVAGVAIVGWRIFGDDTPTDGPASGSSPDSEASTDLCGGPQPAPTVPPPTVTDWTQEVQRLYSLRAQAFEDGDPELLCQVHAPTNPTLTDDAELLQEYDDAGVHTDGLTFEVVNAEVVSQEGGRATVTITQRTPPYTLVDDDGGVEQEMEGFEEQTWEADLVAVANPDGTSSWRFG, encoded by the coding sequence ATGCAGGGTCTCGAGACTCCCGCGGGTTACACGATCACCCGGCGGCTCGGCTCCGACGCGTCGGCCATGTACCTCGCGCGAGAGGACGCCACCGGTGCGTCCGTGACCCTGCGCTTCGTCGGCCAGGTCGGTCCGCAGGTGCGCGATCGGCTGCGGCTGGCCGCGCAGGCCCTGCGTACCGTCGACCACCCGCACGTCATCCCGTTCCTCGACGTCGTCGACGGTCCCGGCGGCATCGTCGTCGTGCTGGGCGCCGCCGAGGGCGGCAGCCTGGCCGGCATCATCGGCGCCCGCGGCGTGCTGCCGGCCGGCGAGGTCGTCACGGCGTGCGCGCCGGTCGCCGAGGGGCTGGCCGAGCTCCACCGCCGCGGCATCGTGCACGGCGACCTCACCCTCGACGACCTCGTCTTCAGCCTCGACGGCCGGCCCATGGTCGCCGGCGTCGGGCTGGTGCAGGCCGGCGTGCCGCTGCGGGTCGGCCAGCGGGCCCGTCCGGTGCCGCCGGAGGTCCAGGCCGGTTCGCCGCCCGGGCCGCCGGCCGACGTGTACGGGCTGGTCACGGCCGCGGTGGTGGCGCTGACAGGGTACCTGCCGTCCGCGCGGCTGGCGCTGCCCGCCGTCCCGCCGGCCACGCAGGCGCTGCTGGCCAGCGCGCTCGACCCCGCGCCGAACCGGCGTCCGCCCGTCAGCAGCATCGGCAACGTGTTCTTCGCCGTGGCCGACCCCGCGCCCGTCGAGCTGGTCCTCGAGGAGAACCACGCCACTACCGGCACCATGCGGCGCGTCGTCGACGCCCCGGTCATGGGCGCCGACGACGACGTCGCCGCGTTCATGGGCCGCTCCACCTCGACCGGCCGCCGCGCGCGTCGTCGCGCGGAGGCGCCCGAGCCGTCCGAGGCGCTGCCGTCCGGCGCTGTGGGCGGTCTGGCGGCGCCGGCGGGTGCCGGCCCGGCCACGGTGCCCGGAGGGGCCGGGGCGAGCCCCACGGCGCCCACCGGCCCCATCCGCACGCCGCGCCGTGGACGTCGCGGCCGTAGCGAGGAACCGCCGCCGTCGGGCCCGCCCTCGGGTCCGCCGACGGGCCCGGCAGCGGCTCCGCCCTCGGGCCCGCCGCCCGGCGAGCGTCCCCCCGCCCGCCGTCCCGCGGCTGCGGCTCCGGGCGGCCGCGCGGCCGCGGCCGCGGCCGCTCCGGCGGCGAAGGAGTCCCGCCGGGGCGCCCCACCGCCCCCCGACGACGACGCCCCGCCGAAACGCAAGGACCGCCTCTGGATCGTCAGCACCCTGGTGGCGCTCCTGCTGGTCGCGGGCGTGGCGATCGTCGGCTGGCGCATCTTCGGCGATGACACCCCGACCGACGGCCCGGCCAGCGGCTCCAGCCCCGACTCCGAGGCGTCGACCGACCTCTGCGGCGGTCCGCAGCCCGCGCCCACCGTCCCGCCGCCCACCGTCACCGACTGGACCCAGGAGGTGCAGCGCCTGTACTCGCTGCGGGCGCAGGCGTTCGAGGACGGCGACCCCGAGCTGCTCTGCCAGGTGCACGCCCCCACCAACCCGACCCTCACCGACGACGCCGAACTGCTCCAGGAGTACGACGACGCCGGCGTCCACACCGACGGCCTCACCTTCGAGGTCGTCAACGCCGAGGTCGTGTCCCAGGAAGGCGGCCGGGCGACGGTCACCATCACCCAGCGCACGCCCCCCTACACCCTCGTCGACGACGACGGCGGGGTCGAGCAGGAGATGGAAGGCTTCGAGGAGCAGACCTGGGAGGCCGACCTCGTCGCGGTCGCCAATCCCGACGGCACCAGCTCCTGGCGCTTCGGCTAG
- a CDS encoding leucyl aminopeptidase — protein sequence MTSIALSSAAPTGLKVDAVVVGVAPGDDDVVLLPGSESLDKALKGSLAKLLGQLGATGKADEVTKLPAMGAAKAGLLVAVGTGPLAEAGTPARHESLRRAAGAAARALAGQQSAAVALPVLDEADAAAVAEGITLGAYTFDQYKSGDPTAPVGSVTLIGPGVKAKGVKDAVARAETVAAAVNRARDWVNVPPRDLTPATFADAATKLAKSAKLDVEVLDEKALAKGGYGGLIGVGQGSANPPRLVRVAYRPSRAKKHVAFVGKGITFDSGGLSLKPADSMVEMKSDMSGAAAVIAAVHAIAQLGTKVAVTAYAAMAENMPSGSAQRPSDVITIYGGKTVEVLNTDAEGRLVLADGIVRAAEDEPDLIVDVATLTGAAVVALGKRVSGIMANDDDLGARIHDVAGRAGEAMWPLPLPVELREKLDSPIADIANIGDRWGGALQAGLFLQEFVADGIGWAHLDIAGPAFSDKPFGYTPKGGTGAAVRTLVQLVEDVAADI from the coding sequence GTGACCAGCATTGCCCTGTCCTCCGCCGCCCCGACGGGCCTCAAGGTCGACGCCGTCGTCGTGGGTGTGGCCCCGGGCGACGACGACGTCGTCCTGCTGCCGGGCAGCGAATCCCTCGACAAGGCCCTGAAGGGCTCGCTGGCGAAGCTGCTGGGTCAGCTCGGCGCCACCGGGAAGGCCGACGAGGTCACGAAGCTGCCGGCGATGGGCGCCGCGAAGGCCGGCCTGCTGGTCGCCGTCGGGACCGGTCCGCTGGCCGAGGCGGGAACGCCCGCCCGGCACGAGTCGCTGCGCCGGGCCGCCGGCGCCGCCGCCCGCGCCCTGGCCGGCCAGCAGTCCGCCGCCGTCGCGCTGCCGGTGCTCGACGAGGCCGACGCCGCCGCCGTCGCCGAGGGCATCACGCTCGGCGCCTACACGTTCGACCAGTACAAGAGCGGCGACCCGACGGCGCCGGTCGGTTCCGTCACGCTGATCGGCCCCGGCGTCAAGGCCAAGGGCGTCAAGGACGCCGTCGCCCGTGCCGAGACCGTCGCCGCCGCCGTCAACCGCGCCCGCGACTGGGTCAACGTCCCGCCGCGCGACCTCACCCCCGCCACGTTCGCCGACGCCGCCACGAAGCTGGCCAAGAGCGCCAAGCTCGACGTCGAGGTGCTCGACGAGAAGGCGTTGGCCAAGGGCGGCTACGGCGGCCTCATCGGGGTCGGCCAGGGCTCGGCCAACCCGCCGCGGCTGGTCCGCGTCGCCTACCGGCCGTCGCGGGCGAAGAAGCACGTCGCGTTCGTCGGCAAGGGCATCACGTTCGACTCCGGCGGCCTGTCACTCAAGCCCGCCGACAGCATGGTCGAGATGAAGAGCGACATGAGCGGCGCCGCGGCCGTCATCGCCGCCGTGCACGCCATCGCCCAGCTCGGCACCAAGGTCGCCGTCACCGCCTACGCCGCCATGGCCGAGAACATGCCGTCGGGCAGCGCGCAGCGTCCGTCCGACGTCATCACCATCTACGGCGGCAAGACCGTCGAGGTGCTCAACACCGACGCCGAGGGCCGCCTGGTGCTGGCCGACGGCATCGTGCGGGCCGCCGAGGACGAGCCCGACCTCATCGTCGACGTCGCCACGCTGACCGGCGCCGCCGTCGTCGCGCTGGGCAAGCGGGTCTCCGGCATCATGGCCAACGACGACGACCTGGGCGCCCGCATCCACGACGTCGCCGGCCGCGCGGGCGAGGCCATGTGGCCGCTGCCGCTGCCGGTCGAGCTGCGCGAGAAGCTCGACTCCCCCATCGCCGACATCGCCAACATCGGCGACCGCTGGGGCGGCGCGCTGCAGGCCGGGCTGTTCCTGCAGGAGTTCGTCGCCGACGGCATCGGCTGGGCGCACCTCGACATCGCCGGGCCGGCGTTCAGCGACAAGCCGTTCGGCTACACCCCGAAGGGCGGCACCGGCGCTGCCGTGCGCACGCTGGTGCAGCTGGTCGAGGACGTCGCCGCCGACATCTGA
- a CDS encoding BCCT family transporter has product MTAERGTTTTSRSDASSAAERRPTDKIVFGIAGGIVLAFVIWGFVDTDSLASASSEALSWITHNAGWAFALTATGFVVFILWVAFSRYGRIPLGADGERPEFRTSSWVAMMFSAGMGIGLMFFGVNEPLTFFTTDPVPGTGEPESIEAMNTAMATTLFHWTLHPWAIYAVVGLAIAYGTFRRGRSQLISSVFTPLLGRRRIEGGFGRAINVFAIFATVFGTAASLGLGALQIGSGLQEVGWLNDVSTGLLVAIIAVLTFAFVASAVSGIERGIQWLSNTNMVLAAVLAFFVFVAGPTIFILNLLPTAIGDYFADLAEMAARTEASGGDAMQEWVSGWTIFYWAWWMSWTPFVGMFIARISRGRTIRQFVVGVLLVPSVVSVVWFCIFGGTAIDLQRGGEDIAGTAENPTGQEEQLFSVLQHLPITTIASVLVMLLVAIFFVSGADAASIVTGTLSQRGSIEPSKGVVVFWGLLMGAVAAIMLMIGEGGSTALDGLQNITILAGAPFMLVMVGVCVALAKDLRTDPMMLREDRGVEAVEQAVDYGLERYDGEFHLQVKSGVDGVAPGDDPEPRR; this is encoded by the coding sequence GTGACTGCTGAACGAGGAACGACCACCACCTCCCGCTCCGACGCGTCATCCGCCGCGGAGAGACGTCCGACCGACAAGATCGTCTTCGGCATCGCCGGCGGCATCGTGCTCGCGTTCGTGATCTGGGGCTTCGTCGACACCGACTCGCTGGCCAGCGCCTCGTCCGAGGCGTTGTCGTGGATCACGCACAACGCCGGCTGGGCGTTCGCGCTGACCGCCACCGGGTTCGTCGTCTTCATTCTCTGGGTGGCGTTCAGCCGGTATGGGCGCATTCCGCTCGGCGCCGACGGCGAGCGGCCGGAGTTCCGCACGTCCTCCTGGGTCGCGATGATGTTCAGCGCCGGCATGGGCATCGGCCTGATGTTCTTCGGCGTCAACGAGCCGCTGACGTTCTTCACCACCGACCCCGTGCCGGGGACCGGCGAGCCGGAGAGCATCGAGGCGATGAACACCGCCATGGCCACGACGCTGTTCCACTGGACGCTGCACCCGTGGGCCATCTACGCCGTCGTCGGCCTGGCCATCGCCTACGGCACGTTCAGGCGCGGCCGCAGCCAGCTGATCAGCTCGGTGTTCACGCCGCTGCTGGGACGGCGGCGCATCGAGGGCGGCTTCGGCCGGGCGATCAACGTCTTCGCGATCTTCGCGACGGTGTTCGGCACGGCCGCGTCGCTGGGCCTGGGCGCGCTGCAGATCGGCAGCGGCCTGCAGGAGGTCGGCTGGCTCAACGACGTGAGCACCGGGCTGCTGGTGGCGATCATCGCCGTGCTGACGTTCGCGTTCGTCGCGTCGGCGGTGTCGGGCATCGAGCGCGGCATCCAGTGGCTGTCCAACACGAACATGGTGCTGGCCGCGGTGCTGGCGTTCTTCGTGTTCGTCGCCGGCCCGACGATCTTCATCCTCAACCTGCTCCCGACCGCCATCGGCGACTACTTCGCCGACCTCGCCGAGATGGCCGCCCGCACCGAGGCCAGCGGCGGCGACGCCATGCAGGAGTGGGTGTCCGGCTGGACGATCTTCTACTGGGCCTGGTGGATGTCGTGGACCCCGTTCGTCGGCATGTTCATCGCCCGCATCAGCCGCGGCCGCACCATCAGGCAGTTCGTCGTGGGTGTCCTGCTGGTGCCCAGCGTCGTCAGCGTGGTCTGGTTCTGCATCTTCGGCGGCACCGCCATCGACCTGCAGCGCGGCGGCGAGGACATCGCCGGCACCGCGGAGAATCCGACCGGGCAGGAGGAACAGCTGTTCTCCGTGCTGCAACACCTGCCGATCACGACGATCGCCAGCGTGCTGGTGATGCTGCTGGTGGCGATCTTCTTCGTGTCGGGCGCCGACGCCGCGTCCATCGTCACCGGCACGCTGTCGCAACGCGGGTCGATCGAGCCGTCGAAGGGCGTGGTCGTCTTCTGGGGGCTGCTCATGGGGGCCGTGGCGGCGATCATGCTGATGATCGGCGAGGGCGGCTCGACGGCCTTGGACGGCCTGCAGAACATCACCATCCTGGCCGGGGCGCCGTTCATGCTGGTGATGGTCGGCGTCTGCGTGGCGCTGGCCAAGGACCTGCGCACCGATCCGATGATGCTGCGCGAGGACCGCGGCGTCGAGGCCGTCGAGCAGGCCGTCGACTACGGGCTGGAACGCTACGACGGTGAGTTCCACCTGCAGGTGAAGAGCGGCGTCGACGGCGTGGCGCCGGGGGACGATCCAGAGCCGCGCCGCTGA
- a CDS encoding TIGR01777 family oxidoreductase, whose product MRVAVAGSSGFVGSALVAGLESAGHEVVRLVRHAPAAANEARWDPEQGVVPLARLTDVEAVVHLGGVNVGSHRWTRRFKRQLHHSRIRSTTVLASALTGLSVRPRVFVCASAMGYYGPDRGRELLDEESGPGDGFLAGLCQDWEHAAQPARAADIAVCHPRFGLVIGPGGGALKPLLPLFRLGLGGHFGNGEQFWSPVSLHDTVRALRFLVEQHGCVGPYNVTAPEPVSNGEFSRVLAAELHRPRLLPVPGFALQIAIGQASSELLGSLRVVPTRLSEAGFEFEHPEVRAIIRSAL is encoded by the coding sequence GTGCGGGTCGCTGTCGCGGGCTCCAGCGGTTTCGTCGGGTCGGCGCTGGTCGCCGGGCTGGAGTCCGCCGGTCACGAGGTCGTGCGGCTGGTGCGGCACGCCCCGGCGGCCGCGAACGAGGCGCGGTGGGACCCCGAGCAGGGCGTGGTCCCCCTCGCCCGCCTCACCGACGTCGAGGCCGTCGTGCACCTCGGCGGCGTCAACGTCGGCTCACACCGCTGGACCCGCCGGTTCAAGCGGCAGCTCCACCACAGCCGCATCCGCTCGACGACGGTGCTCGCGTCCGCGCTGACGGGCCTGTCCGTACGGCCGCGGGTGTTCGTCTGCGCGTCGGCGATGGGCTACTACGGTCCCGACCGCGGCCGCGAACTGCTCGACGAGGAGTCCGGTCCCGGCGACGGCTTCCTCGCCGGCCTGTGCCAGGACTGGGAGCACGCCGCCCAGCCCGCCCGCGCCGCCGACATCGCCGTCTGCCACCCGCGCTTCGGCCTCGTCATCGGGCCCGGCGGCGGGGCGCTGAAGCCGCTGCTGCCGCTGTTCCGGCTCGGGCTGGGCGGCCACTTCGGCAACGGCGAGCAGTTCTGGAGCCCCGTCTCCCTGCACGACACCGTGCGGGCCCTCCGCTTCCTCGTCGAGCAGCACGGCTGCGTCGGCCCCTACAACGTGACGGCGCCCGAGCCGGTGTCGAACGGCGAGTTCAGCCGGGTGCTCGCGGCCGAACTGCACCGGCCGCGGCTGCTGCCCGTGCCCGGGTTCGCCCTGCAGATCGCCATCGGCCAGGCGTCGTCGGAACTGCTCGGCAGCCTGCGCGTCGTGCCGACGCGGCTCAGCGAGGCCGGGTTCGAGTTCGAGCATCCGGAGGTGCGGGCGATCATTCGCTCCGCTCTGTGA
- a CDS encoding peptidase E, with protein sequence MTRTPTILATSGGFAYDARENLRPAGLARLALQLTEAERPKLCFVPTASGDSTLYVQRTYAAFAGWSVDVSHLSLFPMPNVEDIRAHVLAQDVLWVGGGSVAGLLAMWRLHGLDDVMREAWEAGVVLAGVSAGSICWHVGGPTDSFGPQLRAVTDGLALLPYGNGVHYDSEEQRRPLLHRMVASGELPTSFATDDGAGVLYRGTEPAGVFTERDGAGGYLVEASGGEAKETALPAERL encoded by the coding sequence ATGACCCGCACGCCGACGATCCTCGCCACCAGCGGCGGGTTCGCGTACGACGCGCGCGAGAACCTCCGCCCGGCCGGGCTGGCGCGGCTCGCGCTGCAGCTCACCGAGGCCGAGCGGCCGAAGCTGTGCTTCGTCCCCACGGCGTCCGGCGACAGCACGCTCTACGTGCAGCGGACGTACGCGGCGTTCGCCGGCTGGTCGGTCGACGTGTCGCACCTGAGCCTGTTCCCGATGCCGAACGTCGAGGACATCCGGGCGCACGTGCTGGCGCAGGACGTGCTGTGGGTCGGCGGCGGGTCGGTCGCCGGGCTGCTGGCGATGTGGCGGCTGCACGGCCTCGACGACGTCATGCGCGAGGCGTGGGAGGCCGGCGTCGTGCTGGCCGGGGTGTCGGCCGGCTCGATCTGCTGGCACGTCGGCGGCCCCACCGACTCCTTCGGCCCGCAGTTGCGCGCCGTCACCGACGGCCTCGCGCTGCTGCCGTACGGCAACGGCGTCCACTACGACTCCGAGGAGCAGCGCCGGCCGCTGCTGCACCGCATGGTCGCCAGTGGCGAGCTGCCCACGTCGTTCGCCACCGACGACGGCGCCGGCGTGCTGTACCGCGGCACCGAGCCGGCCGGCGTGTTCACCGAGCGCGACGGCGCCGGCGGCTACCTGGTCGAGGCGTCCGGCGGGGAGGCCAAGGAGACCGCGCTCCCCGCCGAACGCCTCTGA